Proteins encoded in a region of the Rutidosis leptorrhynchoides isolate AG116_Rl617_1_P2 chromosome 9, CSIRO_AGI_Rlap_v1, whole genome shotgun sequence genome:
- the LOC139868881 gene encoding uncharacterized protein: MHRENAQNFLADAFRSIAPKSMQHKFEQPNFLRDMIAKFCAENTDTRTKKATEITTAADKFVQHISDYSIVTPPIMPATLGVYSGLTDPMNFLQRFEGVVSTYNWDDPVACRVFPMVLQGQAREWFHSLQARSIIDFIDLRDKFLLQFQNLLPQKKTHIEYQKISGFLHAINPQRHPTLVRRLRRDVPPNFAKVQQETYDYLRGGEDSTITPACGCGYPRRNGGGGYPRNDRHQDQNDNHGYNRRDRYSSRKWNESFNIIQMLTKTPKEILLQERVAKSFPDPQPLAENNRRDKSKFCVFHDDYGHDTNRCRDLAELIAEAYEQCKLDHLIVQSATSTANAILLPAEATASQVPNAADRKAPAVKNLGVKMVSKKENLCRIQFINVVEVQGEMSVFQISEQITTWQCPSITFPPANLSADLDKPVVVSCHIANTGIVIMKVHVDTGSSVDVMYEQCFRKLPANIKALMKPNVASLAGFSGESTWPISKLELQVELVDDRDESLRRQALSNLYVMRNQSRFNMILGHTALRMFSVIPSTLHEMVKFSANKGIGTLTSAVVEPFCAMIVMRESVGVEGHAVPLNNARFCNWQVSIECLIMLDHDQYVIFIFKVVIAEK, from the exons ATGCACAGAGAAAATGCTCAAAATTTCTTAGCGGATGCTTTTAGAAGCATTGCACCtaagtcaatgcaacataagtttgaacaACCGAATTTTTTACGAGATATGATAGccaagttttgtgcggagaatACTGATACTCGCACAAAAAAAGCGACTGAAATTACCACTGCTGCGGACAAGTTTGtccagcatatttctgactatTCAATTGTTACACCGCCTATTATGCCGGCGACATTGGGAGTTTACTCGGGTTTAACCGATCCTATGAATTTTTTGCAGCGATTTGAAGGGGTGGTAAGCACCTATAATTGGGATGATCCGGTTGCGTGTAGAGTATTCCCTATGGTTTTGCAAGGGCAAGCAAGAGAGTGGTTTCATAGTTTACAAGCTCGCAGTATTATCGATTTTATCGATCTTCGCGATAAATTTTTGCTGCAGTTTCAGAATCTTTTGccgcagaaaaagacacatatagaat atcaaaaaatctctgggtttttgcatgctattaatccgcaGCGACATCCAACGCTTGTGCGAAGATTGCGAAGAGATGTCCCGCCAAATTTCGCTAAGGTCCAACAAGAAACGTATGATTATCTCAGAGGTGGAGAAGATAGTACTATAACCCCTGCATGTGGGTGTG GATATCCAAGGCGAAATGGCGGCGGTGGCTACCCGCGCAATGATAGACATCAAGATCAAAATGATAACCATGGTTATAACCGCCGAGATCGCTATTCTTCGCGAAAATGGAACGAGTCTTTtaatatcattcagatgctaacaaaaacgcctAAGGAAATTCTGCTGCAAGAAAGGGTTGCTAAATCTTTTCCTGATCCGCAACCTTTAGCGGAGAACAATAGGAGAGACAAATCCaagttttgtgttttccatgatgattatggACATGATACCAATCGTTGTAGAGATTTGGCGGAGCTGATCGCAGAGGCATATGAGCAATGtaagctggaccatttaatcgtTCAGAGTGCTACAAGTACTGCGAATGCGATTCTTTTGCCTGCAGAAGCTACCGCTTCGCAAGTGCCAAATGCTGCTGATCGAAAAGCCCCCGCGGTGAAGAATCTTGGGGTAAAAATGGTGAGTAAGAAAGAGAATTTGTGCAGAATTCAGTTCATTAATGTGGTAGAGGTACAAGGCGAAATGTCGGTATTTCAAATATCTGAACAAATAACAACCTGGCAATGCCCCTCTATTACTTTTCCTCCTGCAAACTTGAGCGCGGATCTTGATAAGCCAGTGGTGGTTTCATGTCACATTGCGAATactggtattgtgattatgaaggtgcatgttgacactggtagTAGCGTAGATGTAATGTATGAACAATGTTTTCGCAAATTGCCTGCAAACATtaaagctttgatgaaacctaatGTGGCTTCGCTCGCTGGATTTTCAGGAGAATCAACTTGGCCTATCAGTAAGTTGGAATTGCAAGTTGAGCTAGTAGATGATCGTGATGAAtcgctaaggcgccaagctttGTCGAATCTTTATGTAATGCGAAACCAATCGCGGTTTAACATGATCCTTGGACACACTGCTTTGCGCATGTTTAGCGTAATACCATCCACGCTTCATGAAATGGTTAAGTTTTCTGCAAATAAGGGTATTGGCACACTCACTTCTGCGGTGGTTGAGCCATTTTGTGCGATGATTGTAATGCGAGAAAGTGTAGGTGTTGAGGGGCATGCAGTCCCTCTAAATAATGCACGCTTTTGTAATTGGCAAGTTTCGATAGAATGTTTAATCATGTTGGATCATGATCAATAtgtcattttcattttcaaagttgTTATTGCAGAAAAATAA